One part of the Musa acuminata AAA Group cultivar baxijiao chromosome BXJ1-5, Cavendish_Baxijiao_AAA, whole genome shotgun sequence genome encodes these proteins:
- the LOC135672893 gene encoding magnesium transporter MRS2-3-like isoform X1: MLMLSLRSTARSGDEQIPRRMRSGGGKASRPAWKAVPATDDEPEAAVAAGGFRGSGAGARKKWAGPRAWLAVDAAGVARVVEAGKHDIMRRTGLPGRDLRILDPQLSCPSTVLGRERAIVVNLEHIKAIITAHEVLLLNYHDPSAAPFVHELQHRLSRRHRGRDQDGGMGSSADLTKVYDLEDPKTRTDGPYHVSQDLSGSGGLLAEHDEDEKGKEEPVSSHGPRDLPFEFIALEACLEAACSCLETEAATLEKEAHPALDKLTSKISTLNLEHVRQIKSRLVALSGRVQKVRDELEQLLDDDDDMAEMYLTQKLVQQDPSDGSSNSSLYNHGNIMDDYRACAEIISDNDIENNRDGDSQNINLHYRASEPNIINVDSHGTRTYSTRSSSKHLDVEELEMLLEAYFIQIDSTLNKLSTLREYVDDTEDYINIMLDDKQNHLLQMGVMLTTATLVVSAFVALVGVFGMNIQVDLFDKKKSGMLEFLWTIGGGTFGSVFLYVIAIAWCKRRRLLE; this comes from the exons ATGCTGATGTTGTCTCTCCGCTCCACTGCGCGGAGCGGCGACGAGCAAATCCCGAGGAGGATGAGAAGCGGCGGCGGAAAAGCCTCGCGTCCAGCGTGGAAGGCCGTCCCGGCGACGGACGATGAGCCGGAGGCGGCGGTCGCTGCCGGGGGTTTTCGGGGCAGCGGGGCGGGGGCGAGGAAGAAGTGGGCGGGGCCGCGGGCATGGCTGGCGGTGGACGCGGCGGGGGTAGCCCGGGTGGTGGAGGCCGGGAAGCACGACATCATGCGCCGGACGGGGCTCCCCGGCCGCGATCTCCGCATCCTCGATCCCCAGCTCTCCTGCCCCTCCACCGTGCTCGGCCGGGAGCGGGCCATCGTCGTCAACCTCGAGCACATCAAGGCCATCATCACCGCCCACGAGGTCCTCCTCCTCAACTACCACGACCCCTCCGCCGCTCCCTTCGTCCACGAGCTCCAGCATCGCCTCAGCCGCCGGCATCGTGGCCGGGACCAG GATGGTGGGATGGGCAGCAGTGCAGATTTGACTAAGGTGTATGATTTGGAGGACCCAAAGACGAGGACCGACGGGCCATATCATGTATCGCAAGATCTCAGTGGTTCTGGAGGCCTACTGGCAGAACATGACGAGGATGAGAAAGGAAAGGAGGAGCCAGTTTCGAGTCATGGGCCGAGGGATCTACCTTTCGAGTTCATTGCGCTTGAAGCTTGTCTGGAGGCCGCGTGCAGCTGCCTAGAGACTGAG GCAGCAACACTGGAGAAAGAAGCACATCCAGCCTTGGATAAGCTGACATCAAAGATAAGCACACTTAATTTGGAACATGTTCGTCAGATCAAAAGCCGATTAGTTGCCTTAAGTGGGCGTGTGCAGAAG GTAAGGGATGAACTTGAACAACtattggatgatgatgatgatatggcTGAGATGTATCTGACACAAAAGTTGGTGCAGCAGGATCCCTCTGATGGATCATCTAATTCTTCTTTATACAATCATGGCAACATCATGGACGATTACAG GGCATGTGCTGAAATTATATCCGACAATGACATTGAAAATAATCGAGATGGTGATtctcaaaatattaatcttcaTTATCGTGCTTCTGAACCCAATATTATCAATGTCGATAGCCACGGAACTCGTACCTACAGTACAAGAAGTAGCAGCAAACATCTTGATGTAGAAGAGCTTGAAATGCTTTTGGAGGCTTACTTCATTCAGATCGATAGCACATTAAACAAACTATCAACG CTGAGAGAATATGTTGATGATACAGAGGACTACATCAACATAATGCTGGATGACAAGCAGAACCATCTCTTACAAATGGGGGTCATGCTAACCACCGCAACCTTAGTGGTTAGTGCCTTTGTCGCCCTCGTCGGAGTATTTGGCATGAACATTCAAGTTGATTTGTTTGATAAGAAGAAATCTGGGATGTTGGAGTTTCTGTGGACCATCGGAGGGGGAACCTTCGGCAGTGTGTTCCTCTATGTGATAGCTATCGCTTGGTGTAAGCGCAGGCGCTTGCTCGAGTAG
- the LOC135672893 gene encoding magnesium transporter MRS2-3-like isoform X2: MLMLSLRSTARSGDEQIPRRMRSGGGKASRPAWKAVPATDDEPEAAVAAGGFRGSGAGARKKWAGPRAWLAVDAAGVARVVEAGKHDIMRRTGLPGRDLRILDPQLSCPSTVLGRERAIVVNLEHIKAIITAHEVLLLNYHDPSAAPFVHELQHRLSRRHRGRDQDGGMGSSADLTKVYDLEDPKTRTDGPYHVSQDLSGSGGLLAEHDEDEKGKEEPVSSHGPRDLPFEFIALEACLEAACSCLETEAATLEKEAHPALDKLTSKISTLNLEHVRQIKSRLVALSGRVQKVRDELEQLLDDDDDMAEMYLTQKLVQQDPSDGSSNSSLYNHGNIMDDYRACAEIISDNDIENNRDGDSQNINLHYRASEPNIINVDSHGTRTYSTRSSSKHLDVEELEMLLEAYFIQIDSTLNKLSTRTTST, translated from the exons ATGCTGATGTTGTCTCTCCGCTCCACTGCGCGGAGCGGCGACGAGCAAATCCCGAGGAGGATGAGAAGCGGCGGCGGAAAAGCCTCGCGTCCAGCGTGGAAGGCCGTCCCGGCGACGGACGATGAGCCGGAGGCGGCGGTCGCTGCCGGGGGTTTTCGGGGCAGCGGGGCGGGGGCGAGGAAGAAGTGGGCGGGGCCGCGGGCATGGCTGGCGGTGGACGCGGCGGGGGTAGCCCGGGTGGTGGAGGCCGGGAAGCACGACATCATGCGCCGGACGGGGCTCCCCGGCCGCGATCTCCGCATCCTCGATCCCCAGCTCTCCTGCCCCTCCACCGTGCTCGGCCGGGAGCGGGCCATCGTCGTCAACCTCGAGCACATCAAGGCCATCATCACCGCCCACGAGGTCCTCCTCCTCAACTACCACGACCCCTCCGCCGCTCCCTTCGTCCACGAGCTCCAGCATCGCCTCAGCCGCCGGCATCGTGGCCGGGACCAG GATGGTGGGATGGGCAGCAGTGCAGATTTGACTAAGGTGTATGATTTGGAGGACCCAAAGACGAGGACCGACGGGCCATATCATGTATCGCAAGATCTCAGTGGTTCTGGAGGCCTACTGGCAGAACATGACGAGGATGAGAAAGGAAAGGAGGAGCCAGTTTCGAGTCATGGGCCGAGGGATCTACCTTTCGAGTTCATTGCGCTTGAAGCTTGTCTGGAGGCCGCGTGCAGCTGCCTAGAGACTGAG GCAGCAACACTGGAGAAAGAAGCACATCCAGCCTTGGATAAGCTGACATCAAAGATAAGCACACTTAATTTGGAACATGTTCGTCAGATCAAAAGCCGATTAGTTGCCTTAAGTGGGCGTGTGCAGAAG GTAAGGGATGAACTTGAACAACtattggatgatgatgatgatatggcTGAGATGTATCTGACACAAAAGTTGGTGCAGCAGGATCCCTCTGATGGATCATCTAATTCTTCTTTATACAATCATGGCAACATCATGGACGATTACAG GGCATGTGCTGAAATTATATCCGACAATGACATTGAAAATAATCGAGATGGTGATtctcaaaatattaatcttcaTTATCGTGCTTCTGAACCCAATATTATCAATGTCGATAGCCACGGAACTCGTACCTACAGTACAAGAAGTAGCAGCAAACATCTTGATGTAGAAGAGCTTGAAATGCTTTTGGAGGCTTACTTCATTCAGATCGATAGCACATTAAACAAACTATCAACG AGGACTACATCAACATAA
- the LOC103983578 gene encoding uncharacterized protein LOC103983578, translated as MSKRSGTSNRLGRCMKAPLRALCHARDFYVRSMNSCAGRMEYGLQMGDLPRSYSLHQSTRSSASDEDLRQLIRAASLRRALSQSTVHGTPPPPSAVPRSQSVAIGRIDEDKPCEFGDAKVGADFLLPRSRSYAPGRERNARLFV; from the coding sequence ATGAGCAAAAGGAGCGGCACGTCCAACCGGCTCGGCCGGTGCATGAAGGCGCCGCTCCGTGCGCTGTGCCACGCACGCGACTTCTACGTGCGCAGCATGAACAGCTGCGCCGGCCGCATGGAGTACGGGCTGCAGATGGGGGATCTGCCTAGAAGCTACAGCCTTCATCAATCGACGAGAAGCAGCGCCAGCGACGAGGACCTGAGGCAGCTCATACGTGCCGCGTCGCTGAGACGCGCCCTCTCTCAGTCTACGGTCCATGGCACGCCACCGCCACCGTCGGCGGTGCCGCGGAGCCAAAGCGTGGCGATCGGGAGGATCGACGAAGACAAGCCCTGCGAATTCGGGGACGCGAAGGTGGGGGCGGATTTCTTGTTGCCGAGGAGCCGGAGTTATGCTCCCGGAAGAGAGAGGAACGCGAGGTTGTTTGTCTGA
- the LOC135672895 gene encoding uncharacterized protein LOC135672895 — translation MEKTSLLLVLVLVLVLATADDLEAELPKGKGHGEDDDGAGIPWFGADPGRFFGHGSRFHVPAGIGGGWGGGFGGPSGGYARGGVVRPSVVCSEKGPCHKKRVTCPDSCFTSFSRSGKGYGGGGGGGRCTIDCKKRCIAYC, via the coding sequence ATGGAGAAAACTAGCCttctcctcgtcctcgtcctcgtcctcgtccttgCCACCGCGGACGACCTGGAAGCGGAGCTCCCCAAGGGCAAGGGCCACGGCGAAGACGACGATGGAGCCGGCATCCCCTGGTTCGGTGCCGACCCGGGCAGGTTCTTCGGCCACGGCAGCCGGTTCCACGTCCCGGCCGGGATCGGTGGCGGGTGGGGCGGCGGCTTCGGCGGCCCTTCCGGCGGGTACGCGCGCGGTGGCGTGGTTCGGCCCTCCGTCGTCTGCTCCGAGAAGGGGCCCTGCCACAAGAAGCGGGTGACCTGCCCAGACAGTTGCTTCACCTCCTTCAGCCGCTCCGGCAAGGGATACGgcggtggaggcggcggcggcaggTGCACCATCGACTGCAAGAAGCGGTGCATCGCCTACTGTTGA
- the LOC135672896 gene encoding phytosulfokines-like encodes MSHGVTVVIVALLLFLSLAHAGRPEPEDLEKANVQGVEGEESDKVVQGCEGKEDCLMRSTLNAHTDYIYTQGGETSEKVEGGCAGLGKEKCLEKTTLTAHTDYIYTQRHH; translated from the exons ATGTCTCACGGAGTCACCGTCGTGATCGTCGCCCTCCTTCTCTTCCTGTCTTTGGCCCATGCAGGCAGGCCTGAGCCAGAGGATCTTGAGAAGGCCAACGTCCAG GGTGTCGAGGGAGAGGAATCTGACAAGGTGGTGCAAGGATGCGAAGGGAAGGAGGACTGCTTGATGAGAAGTACTCTCAATGCTCACACCGACTACATCTACACGCAGGGGGGAGAGACGTCCGAGAAGGTGGAAGGAGGTTGTGCGGGTCTTGGGAAGGAGAAATGCTTGGAGAAAACTACTCTCACCGCTCACACTGACTACATCTACACACAGCGACACCACTAG
- the LOC103983747 gene encoding bZIP transcription factor 53-like, with amino-acid sequence MKTRGCRKKMTSLRSRKFTTEVGRIRTLRSWTHNYWRMKTEDPPCEGQGPTTRRRPTTQMPRPFHRLEVPPNSGAFLPFSHFLLFPALPLAETTMMSVVGPAPSPDDFGKAVSPEELRRLRRTISNRESARRCRLRKQRRLEELRERASVLRSENRDLSDRLGGIASRCLLVHRDNNRLLAEVSALGRRLADLRRVLALRHLRRLAAPLPLAGDYFEQAWA; translated from the coding sequence ATGAAAACGAGGGGTTGTCGGAAGAAGATGACGTCCCTGCGTAGCCGTAAGTTTACGACGGAAGTCGGTCGCATCCGAACCCTTCGTTCATGGACGCACAACTATTGGCGCATGAAGACGGAAGATCCACCGTGCGAGGGCCAGGGGCCCACTACCCGACGTCGGCCCACCACGCAGATGCCACGACCTTTCCACCGCCTTGAAGTACCTCCCAACTCCGGTGCCTTCCTTCCCTTTTCCCACTTCCTCCTCTTCCCTGCCCTTCCTCTTGCCGAGACCACGATGATGTCCGTCGTGGGCCCCGCCCCCTCGCCCGACGACTTCGGGAAGGCCGTCTCCCCCGAGGAGCTGCGGCGGCTCCGCCGCACGATCTCCAACCGCGAGTCCGCCCGCCGCTGCCGCCTGCGGAAGCAGCGCCGCCTCGAGGAGCTTCGCGAGCGGGCGAGCGTGCTCCGGTCCGAGAACCGTGACCTCTCGGATCGGCTCGGCGGCATCGCCAGCCGCTGCCTCCTCGTCCACCGGGACAACAACCGCCTTCTCGCCGAAGTCTCCGCTCTCGGCCGGCGGCTCGCCGACCTCCGCCGCGTGCTCGCCCTCCGCCACCTCCGCCGCTTGGCGGCGCCGCTTCCCCTCGCCGGCGACTATTTCGAACAAGCTTGGGCGTGA
- the LOC103983575 gene encoding short-chain dehydrogenase ptmH-like, with product MDGTKRVVLITGCGKGGIGYEYCKAFASHGCYVFASDLPDRLHDLADLASENVEPLELDVSSDESVAAAVSEVLASRGRIDVLVNNAGVGSTGPLAELNLDEIRRAWEVNALGQVRLVQAVAPRMAARRAGRIVNVGSVVGAVATPWAGSYCATKAAVDAMSDALRVELRPFGVHVIKVVPGAVRSGLGRANAERLAARSWRLYEGFEDAIAGRAGASQVGRATEPGVLARHVARRVLSPRPPRAIVFGHMTGLFAALAWSPLWLRDWFFAKRFGLDKKL from the coding sequence ATGGATGGTACCAAACGAGTAGTGCTGATCACCGGGTGCGGCAAGGGCGGCATCGGCTACGAGTACTGCAAGGCCTTCGCCTCCCACGGCTGCTATGTCTTCGCCTCCGACCTCCCCGACCGCCTGCATGACCTCGCCGACCTCGCGTCCGAGAACGTTGAGCCGCTCGAGCTCGACGTCTCCTCCGACGAGAGCGTAGCGGCCGCGGTGTCCGAGGTCCTGGCCTCCCGAGGCCGCATCGACGTCCTCGTCAACAACGCCGGCGTCGGCAGCACCGGGCCGCTGGCGGAGCTCAACCTGGACGAGATTCGGCGTGCGTGGGAGGTGAACGCGCTGGGCCAGGTGAGACTGGTGCAGGCGGTGGCCCCGCGCATGGCCGCGCGGCGCGCCGGCCGGATCGTCAACGTGGGCAGCGTGGTGGGCGCGGTCGCCACGCCTTGGGCCGGCTCCTACTGCGCCACGAAGGCGGCGGTTGACGCCATGTCGGACGCGCTCCGGGTGGAGCTTCGCCCGTTCGGGGTACACGTCATCAAGGTGGTGCCGGGGGCGGTGCGGTCGGGGCTGGGCCGGGCGAACGCGGAGCGACTGGCTGCGCGGAGCTGGCGGCTCTACGAGGGGTTCGAGGATGCGATTGCGGGGAGGGCGGGGGCGTCGCAGGTGGGGCGGGCGACGGAGCCGGGCGTTCTGGCGCGCCACGTGGCCCGGCGTGTGCTGAGCCCCCGGCCGCCGAGGGCGATCGTGTTCGGCCACATGACGGGCCTGTTCGCGGCGCTCGCCTGGTCGCCGCTTTGGCTTCGCGATTGGTTCTTCGCCAAGCGCTTCGGGTTGGATAAGAAATTATAA
- the LOC135672892 gene encoding probable xyloglucan glycosyltransferase 9, whose translation MALSFGWWDKDAHRGTPVIVKMENPNWSIAEISSPDDDDDEYGAGEEFAAARGGTQKGARGKNAKQITWVLLLKAHRAAGCLTSIASAAVGLASAVRRRVASGRTDSDAASSPPEESPVLRSRFYSCIKVFLWLSVVLLGFEVAAYIKGWHLSAAAMQRLVLPSSSGARGLLEWLYAGWVRFRVEYIAPPLQFLADACVVLFLIQSADRLILCLGCFWIRFKGIKPAPKRSIGASEDPESGGEDYPMVLVQIPMCNEKEVYQQSIAAVCNLDWPRSNILVQVLDDSDDPTTQALIRDEVEKWQQNGARIMYRHRVIREGYKAGNLKSAMNCSYVKDYEFVAIFDADFQPMPDFLKRTVPHFKGNEDLGLVQARWSFVNKDENLLTRLQNINLCFHFEVEQQVNGVFINFFGFNGTAGVWRIKALEDAGGWLERTTVEDMDIAVRAHLKGWKFIYLNDVECQCELPESYEAYRKQQHRWHSGPMQLFRLCLPDIIRSKIGFWKKSNLIFLFFLLRKLILPFYSFTLFCIILPLTMFVPEAELPAWVVCYIPATMSFLNILPALRSFPFIVPYLLFENTMSVTKFNAMISGLFQLGSAYEWVVTKKSGRSSEGDLISLVKKEPKQQRGASAPNLESMAKEEPRPRKESKKKHNRIYRKELALAFLLLTASARSLLSAQGIHFYFLLFQGISFLLVGLDLIGEQID comes from the exons ATGGCGCTGTCGTTCGGGTGGTGGGACAAGGACGCCCACCGGGGAACGCCGGTGATCGTCAAGATGGAGAACCCCAACTGGTCCATCGCGGAGATATCGTCccctgatgacgatgatgatgagtaCGGTGCCGGCGAGGAGTTCGCCGCCGCCAGAGGAGGGACGCAGAAGGGTGCGCGTGGGAAGAACGCGAAGCAGATCACGTGGGTGCTCCTCCTCAAGGCGCACCGCGCAGCGGGGTGCCTCACCTCCATCGCCTCTGCTGCCGTCGGCCTCGCGTCCGCCGTGCGCCGCCGCGTCGCGTCCGGGCGGACGGACTCCGACGCCGCATCCTCCCCGCCGGAGGAGAGCCCCGTGCTGCGCTCGCGGTTCTACTCCTGCATCAAGGTCTTCCTCTGGCTCTCCGTCGTTCTTCTTGGCTTCGAGGTCGCCGCCTACATCAAAGGCTGGCATTTGAGCGCCGCGGCCATGCAGCGATTGGTCCTCCCTTCGTCCTCAGGAGCCCGAGGGCTCTTAGAGTGGCTGTACGCCGGGTGGGTCCGCTTccgggtggagtacattgctccgCCGCTCCAGTTCCTCGCGGACGCCTGCGTTGTCCTCTTCCTTATCCAGAGTGCCGATCGACTCATCCTTTGCCTCGGCTGCTTCTGGATCCGCTTCAAAGGGATCAAGCCCGCGCCGAAGCGCTCCATCGGAGCCTCCGAGGACCCCGAATCTGGCGGCGAGGACTACCCCATGGTTCTAGTCCAGATACCCATGTGCAATGAGAAGGAG GTGTATCAGCAATCTATAGCTGCGGTGTGCAATTTGGATTGGCCGAGGTCCAACATTCTGGTTCAAGTGTTGGATGACTCCGACGACCCCACAACGCAGGCTTTGATCAGGGACGAGGTGGAGAAGTGGCAGCAGAACGGCGCTCGGATCATGTACCGACATCGGGTGATTCGAGAGGGTTACAAGGCAGGGAACCTCAAGTCGGCAATGAATTGTAGCTACGTCAAGGACTACGAGTTCGTGGCCATATTTGATGCTGACTTCCAGCCCATGCCCGACTTCTTGAAGCGGACTGTGCCTCATTTCAAG GGCAACGAGGATCTGGGATTGGTGCAGGCGAGATGGTCTTTCGTGAACAAAGATGAGAATTTGCTGACCCGGCTGCAGAACATTAATCTGTGCTTCCACTTTGAGGTGGAACAGCAGGTGAACGGGGTATTCATTAACTTCTTTGGGTTCAACGGCACGGCAGGCGTTTGGAGGATCAAGGCACTAGAGGATGCGGGAGGGTGGCTGGAGAGGACCACGGTCGAGGACATGGACATTGCAGTTCGTGCTCATCTAAAGGGATGGAAGTTCATCTACCTTAATGACGTGGAG TGCCAATGCGAGTTGCCAGAGTCCTATGAGGCTTACAGAAAGCAGCAGCATCGGTGGCACTCAGGCCCTATGCAGTTGTTTAGGCTCTGCTTGCCAGACATCATCAGATCTAAG ATTGGGTTCTGGAAGAAGTCCAACTTAATATTTTTGTTCTTCCTCCTCCGGAAACTCATATTGCCTTTCtattccttcaccctcttctgcaTCATCCTCCCCCTAACGATGTTTGTTCCTGAAGCTGAGCTTCCTGCATGGGTAGTCTGCTACATACCTGCGACCATGTCTTTCCTCAACATCCTGCCAGCCCTGAGATCCTTCCCCTTTATTGTCCCGTATCTTCTATTCGAGAACACCATGTCGGTGACCAAGTTCAACGCGATGATCTCGGGTCTCTTCCAGCTTGGGAGTGCCTACGAATGGGTTGTCACTAAGAAGTCTGGTCGTTCCTCCGAGGGTGATCTTATTTCTCTGGTGAAGAAGGAGCCCAAGCAGCAGCGAGGTGCCTCAGCACCCAACCTTGAATCGATGGCAAAGGAGGAACCCCGACCAAGAAAGGAATCAAAGAAGAAGCACAATAGGATATACCGGAAGGAGCTAGCACTTGCTTTCCTTCTGTTAACTGCTTCCGCTCGTAGCTTGCTGTCGGCGCAGGGTATCCACTTCTACTTCCTCCTGTTCCAAGGAATCTCATTTCTACTGGTGGGCCTTGATCTGATAGGCGAGCAGATTGATTGA
- the LOC135586845 gene encoding transcription factor MYB36-like, producing the protein MGRAPCCDKANVKKGSWSPEEDAKLKSYIEQHGTGGNWIALPHKIGLKRCGKSCRLRWLNYLRPNIKHGGFSEEEDNIIFRLYISIGSRWSIIASQLPGRTDNDVKNYWNTKLKKKFLGKQRKETSAADPKQESRGDGHGNLGITGWPHQPALTYPIDHVCHDVGQGQASMRNEHGVRDSDDGDASNSLVMPSTVHQQQIYDDPFSLAWSSLQQNSGAQALLCPTSFSTELDEILRFNLTKMEGADRPVDESNAATKSEENMNWNEVSPFLYPNIYDERRL; encoded by the exons ATGGGGAGAGCACCCTGCTGTGACAAAGCCAACGTGAAGAAAGGCTCGTGGTCGCCCGAAGAGGACGCCAAGCTCAAATCCTACATCGAGCAGCACGGCACCGGCGGCAACTGGATCGCCCTCCCCCACAAGATCG GCCTGAAGCGTTGCGGTAAGAGCTGCCGCCTCCGGTGGCTGAACTACCTTCGGCCTAACATCAAGCATGGAGGGTTCTCCGAGGAAGAAGACAACATCATATTCCGCCTCTATATAAGCATCGGTAGCAG GTGGTCTATCATCGCGTCACAGTTGCCCGGAAGGACAGACAACGacgtcaagaactactggaatacAAAGCTGAAGAAGAAGTTTTTAGGCAAGCAGCGAAAGGAGACTTCTGCCGCCGACCCAAAGCAAGAAAGTAGGGGAGATGGTCATGGAAATCTCGGCATCACCGGATGGCCCCATCAACCTGCTCTAACGTATCCGATCGATCACGTATGCCATGACGTCGGCCAGGGACAGGCGTCCATGAGGAATGAGCATGGAGTGAGAGACTCTGACGATGGAGATGCAAGTAATTCTCTTGTCATGCCATCAACAGTTCACCAGCAGCAGATCTACGACGACCCCTTTAGCTTGGCATGGTCTTCGTTACAGCAGAACTCAGGTGCTCAAGCTTTGCTATGTCCCACTAGCTTTTCGACCGAGCTCGACGAGATACTTCGATTCAACCTCACGAAGATGGAAGGGGCGGACCGCCCGGTGGATGAGAGCAACGCAGCTACTAAGTCGGAGGAGAACATGAACTGGAATGAGGTGAGCCCTTTTCTGTACCCAAACATATACGATGAAAGGAGGTTATGA
- the LOC135675033 gene encoding agamous-like MADS-box protein AGL29: protein MAKKGVTSQGRRKIEIKKIQNEDARHVCFSKRKAGIFAKASDISTLCGADVALVVYSPAGNPYSFGSPAVDPVVDRFLSASLIHGGSAHDVGRSHLTQQLNQQYMEVSKQLEASKARKMILQERLAGVVQSQEIEWAKNNIDHLGLEQLERLKDAFERLKGRADARIQDILGTGQRMALHQPQPPPPSMMGFGVPPVGAASSSTSYHPVWTFNTLQVPNQVEPDPYQAQWLGSSMGYMHEP from the coding sequence ATGGCGAAGAAAGGCGTCACCAGCCAAGGGCGCAGGAAGATCGAGATCAAGAAGATACAGAACGAGGACGCCCGGCACGTTTGCTTCTCGAAGAGGAAGGCCGGCATCTTCGCCAAGGCCAGCGACATCTCCACGCTGTGCGGGGCGGACGTGGCGCTGGTGGTGTACTCGCCGGCGGGGAATCCGTACTCGTTCGGCAGCCCGGCGGTGGACCCGGTGGTCGACCGGTTCCTTTCTGCCAGCTTGATCCACGGCGGCTCAGCCCACGACGTGGGCCGAAGCCACTTGACGCAGCAGCTGAACCAGCAGTACATGGAGGTCTCCAAGCAGCTGGAGGCGTCCAAGGCCCGGAAGATGATACTGCAGGAGCGGCTGGCGGGGGTGGTCCAGTCTCAGGAGATCGAGTGGGCCAAGAACAACATCGACCACCTCGGCCTGGAACAACTCGAGCGGCTCAAGGACGCCTTCGAGCGTCTCAAGGGCAGAGCCGACGCCAGGATCCAGGACATCCTGGGGACTGGGCAGAGGATGGCGCTGCACCAGCCGCAGCCACCGCCGCCTTCGATGATGGGATTCGGGGTTCCTCCGGTGGGTGCCGCCTCCTCCTCGACGTCGTACCACCCGGTCTGGACATTCAATACATTGCAGGTGCCGAACCAGGTGGAACCGGATCCGTATCAGGCACAGTGGCTTGGCAGTAGCATGGGTTACATGCATGAACCCTGA